The Lemur catta isolate mLemCat1 chromosome 6, mLemCat1.pri, whole genome shotgun sequence sequence TGGATACCTTGAGTTCTCCTAATGTGTTGCTTCCACCATGTGGTTTAAAAGTGTATAACTCTGAAGAGACTGGTCTTCTCATAGGCCTCCTATAAAaagaaacaggccgggcgcggtggctcatgcctgtaatcctagcactctgggaggccgaggtgggtggatcatttgagctcaggagttcgagaccagcctgagcaagagcgagaccccatctctactaaacatagaaattatatggacagctaaaaatatatatagaaaaattagccaggcatggtggcagatgcctgtagtcccagctactcgggaggctgaggcaggaggattgcctgagcccaggagtctgaagttgctgtgagcaaggctgacgccacggcactctagcctgggcaacagagtaagactctgtctcaaaaaaaagaaaaagaaaagaaacaaatgtgaGAAAAGGtggaaaaagtatttttataggAGGGGTTTTGTTAAAGAAAAGCTTTTTCAATTCTGTCACAATTCTGACACCTTATCAACTTTTAAAGACTTGttgatatttttgtcatttattgtaCTCAACAGTTTTTCAGGATGTTTTTTATTTGGTGGGAGGTTgggggggaagaggggaacagggtctagctctgtcacccaggctagagtgcagtggcgtcatcatagctcactgcaacctcaaactcctgggctcaagccatcctcatgcctcagcctcccaagtagctgggactataggcgcgtaCCACCACacgggctaatttttaaattttttgtagagacagggttttgctatgttgcccaggctggtcttaaactcctggtctcaagcgatcctccttccccagcttcccaaagtgctgggattacaggtatgaaccacctcgcccagcccaggatgttttttaaaaattcttgtccTCTTCTAAATCCGAGAAAACTGCATAGTTGCTTTCATTGCCAATCAACATcctttactgaatgcctactgtaTACTCAATGCACCATATTTGGCAGTTGGGGGAAGGACATACAAAGGATGTTATAATGTGGAGAGAAGATAGAAAGAAACTTACCAGTGTGAATGGAGTGTCTCAGAGTTcagacaacatattaaaaaaggTTAATTCAAGGGGGCTACCTAAATTGGGTTTTGGAAGTGGTTATGGTCATAAATGATGCAGAGAATATTATTAAACTGCTATTTATTAGAAGTCTTACTTCCTAGGTTCTATACATGTATTGTCTCATTTGAACTTAGCCCTTCCCACTACATCTTACAAACTTTGCTGCAGCAAAAACGGTTTAAGAAAGGGTGAAAAGAAAGCATCTATTTCATAGAGAGCCCTGAAGGTCTAAAATGACCCGGCAAAACATCAGACATAATACCAACAAATAGGATATCCAACAAATATCCAATTCAGTATTTAAATCAAGAAAGCAAAATGATATCTGTAAATTTAtctataaataaactaaaaacaggGGAGACCAAAGGCAGTAAAGTCTATTTAGGGAGCTGTTACTGTGATCTTCAAGTAAGGCCTACTTAATACAGGATGGTGGCCCGGGAAGGTGTGAACCAAAAACAGATACAACAAAAGTACTAAAATTTAAccctgagaaataaatgaaattcatcTAGAACGTGATAgtaatggaaaaaatttaaaaagtgaaattttgaaatcaggaaagaTACTGTTTTGATAAACTGACTTTAAGCTGTTGGCAGGACATCTAAGTAGTAGTATTCTGACGGCAGTAGAGATGTAGGATTGAAACAAAGGGAGGAatctatcaattttttaaaatatgaatcttTAAAGGAGAGAGCTTTGAAAGTAGGAAGAATTCAAGTATGCTTCAGTATCAGCCCTCTCCCCAAAACAATTagttttttattcaaaataatattactgTAACAGTATTTAAAGACAGCGATCACTTCAgatgcatatatataaattactGAACACATGGGGAGTCTCTCATCTGCTTGTTACTTTCCTGCTCTTGTTCTGCTTTATGTTGCTTTTCATTAGTTCCCGTTAGCTGTCCATTTTACAATGTTACttctgaacacctactatatggTGGTGCTTTCACATATttgtatcacccaggctggttttgagctcctgggctcaaggggtcctcccaccttagcctcccacaAAGCTGAGACTACACGCCACTACGCCCAgcagatatttatctttttagacCATTATTtgtaaatgtcaaaaaaaaaaaaaattaccctatGAAGTTATTAAGtacgaaatgtctgatttccttaagtactaagtttgacatcTCTGACAggtcactttgacacttcttgttttatttttattgtgaaggtacaggctcagtttttcaaatgcatgttttggcttgtgattaatctttcaaaatttttttagagcaatttttgtgaaaccacagataagtcaaaaatttatgttatttttctaatatgagttccactgtggaaccaatgctgcacagacagctaaaaatatcagcgaagtgtttgggaaggatgtggctaatgaacgcacagtacatcgatggtttgagaagctCCATTCTGGcgattttcatcttgaaaatgagccacgtgggcgacctgagaccaaggtggataatgatgagctgaaagctacagtggaagtgaatccatctcaacttatgcgtgaattagcagcaaggtttgacattactattccaacaatattggaccatttgaaacaaatggacaaggtacagaagctggatagatgggttccgcatgaattaaatgggCCTCAGAAGAGACATcttctggaagcttgcctttctttcctgtcaCAACATAAAAGTGAACCATTCCTGCACTGCATTGTTACGTGATGAAAAATGGCTTCTTtctgacaatcgcaagcatttggcacaatagttggataaagaCGAAGTGCTGAAACATGCTGAAACACactccaaaaccaaatattcatcagaaaaagctaatggtgcctgTTCGGTGGTCTAgggctggtattatccactacagcttcatgaaacccaATTGATCAATTATAGCACACGTCTACTACAACcaaatggatgaaatgatgaggatgtctgcaattaagcagccaagattggtcaatagggacaggccaatcctcttgcaagacaattgctcaaccacatgttgcataAACAATGCTGCTCTAACTACAGaacctggacttggaaactctgtcatccactgtaatCACCAGCCTTTGCAccactgactaccacttcctccaggctttggaccacttcttgcaaagaaaaatactcaattctcaacaagctctGGAAgacaccttttgcaatttcatcaccacttgctctccaggcttctttgctgctggcataaacaagctactgttaagaagGCAacactgtgttgatagtttaggcacatactttgattaattgtactgcttatttgagatataataaactatacttttgatttgaaatcagacatctcatatttaatgaccttataATTGAAAGTCAGCTATATTATAGACAATATTGTCACAAACATTGAATTGGTAATTTTTAAGTTGAAGAAATTCGTTTTTGCAAATACTAAATCAAAAACCTAATTCTGCATCCAATCAGAAAATACTGACTACAAACTTGTCACAATCCAATACCATAACAACTTACAGTTACCATCATAAACTTACAGACCTATACACTAGTATCCTTAAAGCCCTAATTAAAAAACGTAGAAAATCTAAATTATATGATGCCAGGAGCTAACTCTCGTCTGGCTTAGGGGTCTCCACAGGCTCCTGCAGTAAAGCCAGCTTCAAGACTCAGGTCCCAATGGCtttgttaatttaataaattcttattaaacACCTACGTATGTGCCTCATAATCAAGAAGTCTTGGCTTACTGGAATTTAGTGTCAAAGATGACACAATTacaatagtgattttttttttttttttttggagacagggtcttgctctattgctcaggctaaTACAGCGGTGCAATTATAATCACAGCTGAACACAACCTCCACTAtcaggctcaaacaatccttccacctcagcctcctgaatagctgggactataggcactcagcaccacacccagctaattttatttttttgtagagacagggtcttgctatattgcccgggctagtctcgaactcctggcctcaagcaatcttcccgccttggtcTCCTAAAGTACttgattataggtgtgagccacacctACAATAGTGCTTTTTATGCTGACAAGGGGCATGATGGGTAGCCTAAAttcccttccctgctcccagCTATATCCCTTCTAGACCATTCACTATCACTTAGGAAACCACTTAAGCCAAGCTGCCATGTGATGACCCAAAGTGAGGATAGGGAGAAAACAGCATTTCCTAGCCCTACTAACCTGCACCATTCCTTCTCTCAAGTTGGTCTTATTCAATGCCTACGAGGCTCCCAACTACATCAAGCTACCCAGTGATAAGTGTGCTTTCAGGGTGGGCAGGCATGACcattctaaaaaaagaaacacattcagACTTGTGTCTTTAGTTACCCAAATATGACATTcacacaatttctatttttaacaattCATTATGAGAAAATTGTTTCTAAGAACCAATAATCACATTCTTGAAATAATTCTTAATcatttaattgtttatttgtaaatatatgtatattagacCGAAAAATTTAGATAATCATTAGTAATCCATAAGCATGTAGAGACTCCATTTGCAAATTTAAAGTGTTGTATAAATAGCAGTCATTGCAGACATAAAACCTAAATGTACTTCatttataatctcatttatacTACCAACTCTCctcagaaaaaatagataactacTTGGTTCTAGTTGAAGTATTATAAATTCCAAATAAAGCTTTATTGTATTTGAGGACTTCCAAAGCTGAAGTACTCATCACTTCAGCCATTTGTCCTACTTACACAATGGGTAAGTCCTGTGTGCGTGATGTGTGTACATGGtttcaaaacaaaatgtactGTAACTGGCATATAAAGTTGCTATGCAAAATCATCCCTCAGGTCGAGTTTAAACTTACAGTTCAGTTGATTTTATTGTCCTCACCTGGATGTACAACAACTCACACACAGGAGGAAAACACTGGCACCTTAAATCAAGGCGGTTACTTTGAATACTTTGCTGAAGATTCTTACTTAAATATAGATTAAGAAGTTAATCTACACAGTCTAttttttactttagaaattttttagaatttttaactgACCCacaataattgcacatatttatggggtacaatgtgatgtttcgatacatgtatacactgtgaaatgatcaaattaaggtaattagcatatccatcaattcaaacatttatcatttctttgtagtaagaatattcaaaatcctctcctctacctattttgaaatattcaatacattattgttaactacagtaaCCCTACTGTGCAACAGAACATCACAACTTATTCCTAATTGTAACTTTTTACCCATTAGGAAGGGTTTTATGTGCAAATAATGGACAGATGTTCTACCCATAAATTCTGTTTCACAgaagcagaagctttttaaaggaaaaaccaCATAAATCTTAAAAGGCACTGGGATTCCTCTGCTTCTAGATTTAATTGCTAGGCTAGAAAAATAAACCTTGTTCTACTACTAGGAATCACAAGTTAGAACTGAGTAATTCCCAAAGTGGAAATTACTTTGCCCATTTCGGGCAAAGAGTATTCAGCTTTCATCTCCAACGTCCACAACTACCTATAAGAACAGTGAAACCAGGTCAAAACAGTCCAGCATAACTAGGCTTCATTATATAAGGCCATTATGTTCTTCTAAGATGCTAATAAACCCAAACAGGAAATActgaaatcaaattaaaatatattatttgaggCTCACTGTCATAGAAATTGTTAGTTCCTTGTATCCTACCTTCTAAGACATTTTActacaaataacattttattttatataccactAGCCATGAATTTTTGTCATTAGTTATTACATAAATGCTACCTGGTACCATTACCCAAAGGGCATGACCACTTTATGTCCATAATTCATGTCTGTGTTTACAGAATTTTCATGATTCACACATCAGTAAAGATTTAACATTGAGACACAATCTAACATCCATAGCACGTTTTGCAAACAGCAATGTATTTTTAATCACCCTTGAGTGACCTTATGTAAAAACTAAATCAATAATTTAGAAGTTCTAAATCTCTAAGggagatttttaaatgtacatatagaAATGGTTACAATGagattttttaagaaacatattCCATGTCCACATCCTGTTGTACTAATAACTGCTAtagcttcttttctttcagctGCTTTCCTTTACCTGCAAGAGGGGCCCAGATAAGATGTTTTGCTTGACTTCTTTGATGTCCTGAAGTTTCTgttgctctttatttttcttcaatttgttcattataaatttaGCTTGGCATTTGTTCGATCTCTTCATTGCATCATCAGTTTTATTATATAGCTCTTGCTGGTATTTGACAGAgtcatttctgttttccaaattcaAATGAATTAGGTCTTTATACGAGCTGCTTTATGGAATGCTTTTTAGTCTACCTAACCTTGTGAGAATtgcactttttaaagtttttatgacATTTGGACTTATGGAATCTGAACAGCTTGCAACAGGTGCAGACAAACATCACGCCATGGCCAGGGAAGACGGGCCCCAAAGGGAACTAACACTTCTCAACATGCATGGTCCTTACTGACCAACACCAAGCTTGAGAGGAAGCCAAGAGATATTTTAGAATCCCATGTTCTGACCCTGTCTTTCTTGAAGAAAAGTGATGCCTAATTTCTGCATAATTCAGAGAGAACTTACAATCTTTTCAGCTAGTTTTAAAATGAGCAATTCTTTTTATCAAATTTCTGAATTCACAGGTTTCTAAAACTGGCCTTAAGAAAAGGTCCGAAACCTAGGCAACTACCAGGAACCACATAACCCAGCCCAAGAAGGTCCTTCAAAGCATCTTAGAGTTGTTTTTCAACACAGGGGCAACAACAGATTCCACTAAATCCTGATAAGGATCTTTTGTGACAAAGGGCCTGGTGTACTAGGTTAGACTTCCAAGACAATTCCACATTTTACTAGGGAGCCTTAAAAAAGTTTTGTCTTATGAGTAAATGATGGCTATTCTCACTGACAATGTCATTACCACCTACCCTTTACTATAGTATAACCAGAGGCTAGAGAATAAGAAGTACATTTTTACTTACATAGCACCAAATacaactgttattttttttacgGCTCTCAGAAAAACTAAAGATCAGAAGATTTAAAagcatcaaaattttaaatatgcaaatctGTCCACACATTTTCTCCTTACATGAAAGATACTAAATAAGTTACATTTAGATgtcctacatatatatatattatttttaaaaatcagatactTCTCATTTAAGAGAAAGTAGAAATTACTTAAAATGAGGGGGATGGGTAAGGGATGGAGCTATATATCCAATTCAAATTACATTAAAAGCCAAATATAAACAGAAGTGAAATTTtcctaaaaggaaataaatagtcACTATTCCTCTCCCAAAGCAGGTAAATTACACTAAAGAGAAGAAATCTTCACGGATTGAGACACTTTCTCACtttgatatatgtaaataaaaataagtttcatgCTGTTTAAACTTTTAGGGTTATATAGctagaaatatataattctacTTTTATGGACAGGTCAACTAGGGGAAATAAGTCAGCACAATCATTTGAATTGGTTGCCTACATACTGGGCAGGgcttattccttttctttagcTTCTTTGCACACGTAAAACATGCCATAAGATGTCCTGTTTTGCCATGGACAATGCAACCATTTTTAGGTCGACCTTGGCAAATCACGCAaggttcagtggcattaagggGAAAGCTAGATTCCATACTTTCTTCTTTGTCTTGTGTTTCTTCCCTCTCAAACTCTTTGACATCTTCTTGGCTGCTATAAATAATGCTATTAGAAGTTGATGGCTGAGAATAGTCCTCACTTTCTTGTGACTGGGAGACCTGTGTGATTTTATCATCATTTTCCTCAACACATGACTCTTTGGAATCATTCACTGTAGTTTTTTTACAATCTGGAACATCAAAGCCCTCTTCTGCTTGTGTTGAGTTTTCTAGTTTGGCTTTCTCAGAGATATCCCCTCtatctttccctttattttcaggAAGCCAATTCTCACGAAGGGCCCAACATCTGTTGCAATGTGATGGAAGGGGAGGATTCATTTCATTGCATGAAGTACACTTCCAATAGTCCTTCAATGAAATAAGACACAGAGTTAGTTTCTGTAACTCTTTACTAGTCATACCAATACTAGCAACTTCTGTATGTCTAAGGTAAAATGTATCACACAGCTCAATTTTCAGcatttcatgttttatataaaatagccAATGTGTAGAGCAtaaggactatagttaataatattatatccTGGAAATGtactaagagtagattttaggttctttaaccacacacacaaagaaggTTAACTATTAGAGACAACAGAtagttaatttgcttgactgtggcaattatttcactatatgtatgtcaaaacatcacatttgtATGccttatacatacacacacacaataaaacaaagattttaaaaagtcaacatgTAACAGTCTCTCCACAAGTGAAAGACTGTAAGCACATTTTTTTCTAGCCACATTAGCCTGAAAAatcctaaaactaaaaaaatgtatttactgtGATATTAATACCTATAAACTTATCTGTTTCAGGACACAGATACAGTTAGTTCATTTAGTTGAAGCAAGTGCTATGGCGTATTTTACTCTGTAAAGAAGCCTGGACCCACTCCCTCAAAGCCTCAACCCTGGACACTATCCCTAGAGTCCACCTAGTCAATCTAGATGAAACATGCCTCCTAGAGAAAGCCTCCCAACCCACCAGTGGCTAGGACTACCTTGGCAACACTCTAAACCATGGCTCAACTGAGTGCTCCTTAATTCCACTCACAAGGGAAATACTACAACATTCTTCTCAGCAAAACCGGTCATCCTTGGTCACTATCCATAATGTATGCATGCCCTTTTATCTATCCTTTCCTGTGTTCCAAATCTGTAACTGCTAAGTGCTTCTTCCTTATCCCAGCTTTTTCTCTCTCAAACCTTTCTACCATGTGATTTGAATAATAAACTCCCACATCCCCAGCCTCCTTACTGAATGTATCCTTATCTCCTTGCCTTAACTGAAGCATGGTTCTTGCCTGAAGACACTTTACAGGTAAAACAGCCCTGAGAGGTCCTTTCTATTGTGACATGAGTAATGTAACCATTTTGAAACTGCCTGACAAGTGACATAAGACAGCAGTAATAAGGGCAGAGACTGGTCACTCTCCCACATTGGTTCTTTCAAGTTATCAAAGGTGGTTCCCctaaaaccaaagacaaagtCTTACAATATGGGATGGAAAATGCTTCAAAGAGTCTAACAAATTGCAAGATctacatctaaaatattttactcaacTTGATATCATCATGTGGGTCAAGTACTTACTTAATTTCTACTAATAcagcaaaaattttgaaaaagatctTAACACTTCATCTTTTTTGCATTTGGATAATTAGTGTTTCCAACtcagaaaaaaatggtatttctcattcaaatataataaaaggcagtattaattaagaataaaaattaaagcagtaatactcaattaaaacaaaaaccttctAATACCTCAGGAACCCAGTGAAACACACATGAGATGTAAATATTTAAGTCTTAATTTCTTAAATGGCAAATTCTACCATATTCTATAATATGAGTCaatgttaaaaatgtttaggCTGGGtacggtagctcacacctgtaatctagcactctgggaggccaaggtgggaggatagcttgtacacaggagttcgaaaccagcctgagcaaaagcgagaccccgtttctactaaaaatagaaaaaattagcggggcatggtggtgcgtgtgTCTATAAGTCCCAACtcctcggggggctgaggcaggaggatgggttgaacccaggggtttgaggttgctgtgagataggctgacaccatggcactctagcctgggcaacagagtgacactctgtctcaaaaaaaaaaaaaaaaagtttacatttacaaaaagaaaagaaagtttacaTTTGACAAGATTGCCAAAATGTTGGTAACTGTTAAAGTTGGGTGAGTACACTGGAGATACATTATACCACTCTCTATGCTGTACATACTTGGTATTTTCCATATTAGAATCTTAAAAAGTTCAAATTCcagcacataaaaataaagattatagcAAGAGATCTCACCacaacaaataaaagaagaaaaatgctttaaatcatttagattttaactttataaaaaccACCTGATTTCAGAGAGGACTTCTAGACATATTTTCCTAATCTTGACCCCACTGTTATTTTTTGATTCCTTTAAAAAGCAGATATATACTTACAGCTAAGGAAATCTCAGGATCTTCTTCAAATGAATCTGTATCACTCTCCTCTGCCTGATACACAGTAACTCGATATACCtaataaaacaaattcattaGCATTAATTCATCAccttttttccttcaataaaGAAGGCTTCTTAGTGATAGGTCCTAAACACTATTACTATAAATGTGTGTATTACTATACACACGAAGGGCGTAttactataaatgaaaaattctgagaaaatggtcaaatgaagtgaaaataaagggggaaaaatggaGGACAGTGAAATCCTCACCCACCCTGGGAAAAGTCAATAGATAgatgtttaaaacaaaactgaagagTCAGCATATGTGGCTTTATGTTATAAATACGAAGGGAAATACCTAGAAATGTTGAAGGCAGCCACTTCTAGAAAATAGATCTGAGGTACTATATGACTTTAACTGTGTGTATGTTTCacttttatagaaaattattacCAAAAGAGagtaactgaatattttaaaaaatgaacagaccATTATAAGAATGTTTATTAAGGCCTATTGACTTCTTGGCATTAGCAggaatataagaatatataaatcAACGATAAGAATtatttggccaggcgcggtggctcacgcctgtaatcctagcactctgggaggccgaggcgggtggatcgctcaagggcaggagttcgagatcagcctgagcaagactgagactctgtctctactaaaaatagaaagaaattatctggccaactaaaaatatatatagaaaaaaaaaaattagccaggcatggtggcgcatgcctgtagtcccagctactcgggaggctgaggcagtaggatcgtttaagcccaggagtttgaggttgctgtgagctaggctgacgccacggcactcactctagcccgggcaacagagcgagactctgtctcaaaaaacaaaaaagaattattaaagcCTCAAGTCTACAAACCAATACTCTAATTTGAACAAATCAAGGGGCAAGGATTTCAAGTGAAATCTAAATGATctgaatatattatttcaaaCTCATCAAAGTGAACgaacatggaaaatatttaacaattttctaatataattggaaggaaaaaaaactaccTCATCATCTTCATCTGAGAGTTCTTGTCCTTCTTCACTAAGGCTATAATCTTCTGAATCAAGAGATTCAACTTCAAATTCTACACTAAATTGATCTGAAACTGAATCCTGATCCAACTGATCACCTGAATGTTCACTTATACCAGCATCAAGatcctaaaataagaaaaaaacaacatgatTTAATATACATTACCTCTTAGCCTCTGTAACAGCCTCCTAATTCATCCCTGGGCTTCTATTTCCTTCTCAGATCCATCCCATGCACTGGTACTAGACTAAGGTTCAAGGTTATCactactattaatacattattatttcccCTGTTCAAGACCCCATTGCATAAAGGAAAAGGGCCACAGCCCTGTGGCACTGAATGTACATACAGTATGATTACATTAACATCTTCATCTTATCTTCAACTAGAcattcctcccctcctcccttacTAAATACAGACAATCCAGCAAGATCTAGATTGCTTCCTAAATTAATCTTGGCACTTCAACTTCCACCCTATAACAGGAATAACCCGACAGTGTATAAATCCTATTAATCCTTCGTTAGCTAAGCCTCTGTCAATACTGTAACTGAAAGAGATCTTCCGCCTTTAATTATCTTTACTACTTGTATGATACTGATTATATATTCTCTCACAAAAATTATGCAAAACGTAATTTTGCATGCATGTTTCTCATCTGAATTATATGTACTTTGAGAGCTAAGACCTGTCATAatcatctttatatattaaaattggtAGAATGCTAGTAACAAgacatatttatgatatttatgttttaatgaatttcgaaaataatttcttttgaagagttttcagacttaattttttttaatttatctttaaaattctgtagCTGCTCATCTGACACCTCATTTTTAGGACTTTAAGCCCAGTAAGACCTTCAGGCCCATATTTCCTGTTAGTGGCTATGGGTGGGCCCATATACTAAGCAGAAGGCTACAACTGGAAAAAGCCTAGGAGTCAGGATACacacatttcttattttagatTTGCCACTAAGTAGCTACTTAACTTTGGACATATCATTTAACTTCTAAACGCTACAACTACTTCACCTATAAAAGGAGTTTAGATTAAGTGATCTCTAAACAATCTCcatcatttctaaaaataaaaacaaagcatattATTTTATGACCTCTGAGGTCAAAATACTTTTTTAGAGTGATGTTAGAGAAGCAGTAGTAAAAGCAACATTCTCAAGATGCAGCTCTAATTCCTAACAAGGGCTCTATTAGCAATCAGGTTAGAATGACACATCAAGCTAGAATAGAGTAACATCTCTAATAAAGTAACTCAACAAACCAGATGCTTCAATTAACTAAAGTCTTCAGTGCATTAATTTTAGAATACATCACAAGAAAAATTAAGTCTCAGAAAGCATATTCTATGGTAAGGGTCTGCAAATTGTAAGCCCATTGCCcacctatttttataaagttttattgaacacagccatgcccatttgtttatttgttgtgtaTGGCTGCTCGTGCATCACAATAGTTAGAACTGAGCACCTGCAACAGAGATCCTATGGCCCGCAGAGCCCAATAATTAATGGTCTGGCTCttaagtttgccaacccctaccATAAGGTACAATGAAGAATGGAAAACTGGGAGTAGTTTGAAGAAGTTTTGGCTAATGTTCAAAGAAGAATGACTCAGAAATTGTTAAa is a genomic window containing:
- the MDM2 gene encoding E3 ubiquitin-protein ligase Mdm2 isoform X4 → MTKRLYDEKQQHIVYCSNDLLGDLFGVPSFSVKEHRKIYTMIYRNLVVVNQQESSDSGTSVSENRCHLEGGSDQKDPVQELQEEKPSSSSLVSRPSTSSRRRAISETDPEENSDELSSERQRKRHKSDSISLSFDESLALCVIREICCERSSSSESTGTPSNPDLDAGISEHSGDQLDQDSVSDQFSVEFEVESLDSEDYSLSEEGQELSDEDDEVYRVTVYQAEESDTDSFEEDPEISLADYWKCTSCNEMNPPLPSHCNRCWALRENWLPENKGKDRGDISEKAKLENSTQAEEGFDVPDCKKTTVNDSKESCVEENDDKITQVSQSQESEDYSQPSTSNSIIYSSQEDVKEFEREETQDKEESMESSFPLNATEPCVICQGRPKNGCIVHGKTGHLMACFTCAKKLKKRNKPCPVCRQPIQMIVLTYFP
- the MDM2 gene encoding E3 ubiquitin-protein ligase Mdm2 isoform X2, whose translation is MVRSRQMCNTNMSVSTDVATSQIPASEQETLVRPKPLLMKLLKSVGAQKDTYTMKEVIFYLGQYIMTKRLYDEKQQHIVYCSNDLLGDLFGVPSFSVKEHRKIYTMIYRNLVVVNQQESSDSGTSVSENRCHLEGGSDQKDPVQELQEEKPSSSSLVSRPSTSSRRRAISETEENSDELSSERQRKRHKSDSISLSFDESLALCVIREICCERSSSSESTGTPSNPDLDAGISEHSGDQLDQDSVSDQFSVEFEVESLDSEDYSLSEEGQELSDEDDEVYRVTVYQAEESDTDSFEEDPEISLADYWKCTSCNEMNPPLPSHCNRCWALRENWLPENKGKDRGDISEKAKLENSTQAEEGFDVPDCKKTTVNDSKESCVEENDDKITQVSQSQESEDYSQPSTSNSIIYSSQEDVKEFEREETQDKEESMESSFPLNATEPCVICQGRPKNGCIVHGKTGHLMACFTCAKKLKKRNKPCPVCRQPIQMIVLTYFP
- the MDM2 gene encoding E3 ubiquitin-protein ligase Mdm2 isoform X1 yields the protein MVRSRQMCNTNMSVSTDVATSQIPASEQETLVRPKPLLMKLLKSVGAQKDTYTMKEVIFYLGQYIMTKRLYDEKQQHIVYCSNDLLGDLFGVPSFSVKEHRKIYTMIYRNLVVVNQQESSDSGTSVSENRCHLEGGSDQKDPVQELQEEKPSSSSLVSRPSTSSRRRAISETDPEENSDELSSERQRKRHKSDSISLSFDESLALCVIREICCERSSSSESTGTPSNPDLDAGISEHSGDQLDQDSVSDQFSVEFEVESLDSEDYSLSEEGQELSDEDDEVYRVTVYQAEESDTDSFEEDPEISLADYWKCTSCNEMNPPLPSHCNRCWALRENWLPENKGKDRGDISEKAKLENSTQAEEGFDVPDCKKTTVNDSKESCVEENDDKITQVSQSQESEDYSQPSTSNSIIYSSQEDVKEFEREETQDKEESMESSFPLNATEPCVICQGRPKNGCIVHGKTGHLMACFTCAKKLKKRNKPCPVCRQPIQMIVLTYFP
- the MDM2 gene encoding E3 ubiquitin-protein ligase Mdm2 isoform X3 encodes the protein MCNTNMSVSTDVATSQIPASEQETLVRPKPLLMKLLKSVGAQKDTYTMKEVIFYLGQYIMTKRLYDEKQQHIVYCSNDLLGDLFGVPSFSVKEHRKIYTMIYRNLVVVNQQESSDSGTSVSENRCHLEGGSDQKDPVQELQEEKPSSSSLVSRPSTSSRRRAISETDPEENSDELSSERQRKRHKSDSISLSFDESLALCVIREICCERSSSSESTGTPSNPDLDAGISEHSGDQLDQDSVSDQFSVEFEVESLDSEDYSLSEEGQELSDEDDEVYRVTVYQAEESDTDSFEEDPEISLADYWKCTSCNEMNPPLPSHCNRCWALRENWLPENKGKDRGDISEKAKLENSTQAEEGFDVPDCKKTTVNDSKESCVEENDDKITQVSQSQESEDYSQPSTSNSIIYSSQEDVKEFEREETQDKEESMESSFPLNATEPCVICQGRPKNGCIVHGKTGHLMACFTCAKKLKKRNKPCPVCRQPIQMIVLTYFP